The following are from one region of the Heterodontus francisci isolate sHetFra1 chromosome 34, sHetFra1.hap1, whole genome shotgun sequence genome:
- the LOC137349150 gene encoding zinc finger protein 774-like, translated as MEKPWKCGDCGKGFNYPSELEVHRRSHTGERPFTCSECGKGFTRSSNLLTHQRVHTGEWPFTCSECEKGFTCSSTLLIHQRVHAGERPFTCSVCRKRFTRSSHLLIHQRVHTGERPFTCSECGKGFTRSSNLQTHQRVHTDERPFKCRNCGTCYKSSTELMSHQRIHTDEKPFRCSHCGSGFKRSSDLTVHQRTHTGERPFTCPECGKGFTQSYTLLRHRRTHTGERPYTCSVCGKGFTHSSALLTHQRVHTEEKPYTCSECGKGFTDSSNLLTHQRVHK; from the coding sequence atggagaaaccgtggaaatgtggggactgtgggaagggattcaattacccatcagaACTGGAAGTTCACcggcgcagtcacactggggagaggccgttcacctgctcagagtgtgggaagggattcactcggtcgtcCAACCTGCTGacgcatcagcgagttcacactggggagtggccgttcacctgctccgagtgtgagaagggattcacctGTTCGTccaccctgctgatacaccagcgagttcacgctggggagaggccgttcacctgctccgtgtgcaggaagagattcactcggtcatcccacctgctgatacaccagcgcgttcacactggagagaggccgttcacctgctccgagtgtgggaagggattcactcggtcatccaacctgcagacacaccagcgagttcacactgatgagagaccttttaaatgtcgaaACTGTGGGACTTGCTATAAAAGTTCCACTGAATTGATGTCCCATCAACGCATTCACACCGACGAGAAACCATTCAGGTGTTCTCACTGCGGGAGTGGGTTCAAGCGATCATCtgatctcactgtacaccagcgcactcacactggggagaggccattcacctgccctgagtgtgggaagggattcacccagTCTTACACCCTGCTGCGACACcgtcgcactcacactggggagaggccatacacctgctctgtgtgtgggaagggattcactcactcatccgccctgctgacacaccagcgggttcacactgagGAAAAGCCatacacctgctcagagtgtgggaagggattcactgattcatccaacctgctgacacaccagcgagttcacaagtga